The proteins below are encoded in one region of Aeromonas jandaei:
- the lpxH gene encoding UDP-2,3-diacylglucosamine diphosphatase has product MRTLFISDIHLCSDRPDMTAALVHFLTKEAVGADALYVLGDLFEFWIGDDDPNPLHQEMADAFLALSQQNVPIYFIHGNRDFLLGQEFAKRAGMTLLGDPCVIELYGERVVLSHGDLLCTLDEGYQKFRRITQLKWLRWLFLRLPLARRQAIARKMRGQSQMENAHKSQRIMDVTPAAVDEILRQHGCKVMIHGHTHRPAIHHFQLDGAPARRIVLGDWFEQGSVLVWRPGEQLLETRPLAAAS; this is encoded by the coding sequence ATGCGTACCCTCTTTATCAGCGATATTCACCTGTGCAGCGATCGGCCCGACATGACCGCCGCACTGGTGCACTTTCTGACCAAGGAGGCGGTGGGCGCCGATGCCCTCTATGTGCTCGGCGATCTCTTCGAATTCTGGATTGGCGATGATGATCCCAATCCGCTCCACCAGGAGATGGCTGACGCTTTTCTGGCCCTGAGCCAGCAGAATGTGCCCATCTACTTTATCCACGGCAACCGCGACTTTCTGCTGGGCCAAGAGTTTGCCAAGCGCGCGGGGATGACCCTGCTGGGGGATCCGTGCGTTATCGAACTCTATGGCGAGCGGGTGGTGCTGAGCCACGGCGATCTGCTCTGCACCCTGGATGAGGGATATCAGAAGTTTCGTCGCATCACCCAGCTCAAGTGGCTGCGCTGGCTGTTCCTGCGCCTGCCGCTCGCCCGCCGTCAGGCCATCGCCCGCAAGATGCGCGGCCAAAGCCAGATGGAGAACGCCCACAAGAGCCAGCGCATCATGGATGTGACGCCAGCTGCCGTTGACGAGATTCTGCGCCAGCACGGCTGCAAGGTGATGATCCACGGCCACACCCACAGACCCGCCATCCACCACTTCCAGCTCGATGGCGCGCCTGCCCGGCGCATCGTGCTGGGTGACTGGTTCGAGCAGGGCTCGGTGCTGGTCTGGCGCCCCGGCGAGCAACTGCTGGAGACAAGGCCACTGGCAGCCGCGAGCTGA
- a CDS encoding UvrD-helicase domain-containing protein, whose protein sequence is MYLAITQGMAEWLLPKTSLINSICESFVKTDTQHQKSFTISEGPIRISFSSKDDMISMWHEDYLIGNGDESVGLIKIHGDMSLQNYQSFSRESLERAIYIINQRLQGLLIDGAFYHRKHAENIHTLIAGRGSEARQYSLSYYDSIDDGEYDIKRNILIIGPSDSFKSLVTSTEKHKGIIASLTNKANQLISSPFQETPKLDDLIALKDKIKLFFTEPRKHDFSDIEVKTSSHVINDEAIYKTLNNSYESWMDESSQLTDTQRRILNSEALDCYPIRIIGPGGSGKTLLMQLLAVHKLYTKHKAGHTPNILYVVHSDKMRSKVINRFETLLVDNQELMANIVVTTLSEYSRKKLDLDIQSILDPDATDAKKFQLEQVEAALKDVSNAQNTVVENSPFLSSIFNNSNLVKVFSVMVLAEISIAIKGHGLEDSKRRYVESDRSFSRLHGVLNASERDFIFSVFENYHNNVFETYNVLDPDDLAISLYGSLKTPIWRMKRKNEGFDYVFVDEAQLFNENERRLFSLLSKQTNSHIPIALALDEAQSFYGQNSSGFATLGILDISNERLESIHRSSKDIAKLAFFIIQRSTNLFSSDFPDFTQINEFRENNRCHKPKIEKEGNESPSFERFLVRKIRELRRENIRQIAVICHLESYWDDIEKALSNTDLPLQILRERGEKIRSEQPTVVLCRPAQVGGQEFDAVIIIGLEKGALSLSDNPALSSAIEQQMIREAYLSVTRAKQNVIFAIPKLATENDILSDAVSAGLLDK, encoded by the coding sequence ATGTACTTAGCTATTACTCAAGGAATGGCAGAATGGCTTCTGCCGAAAACAAGCTTAATAAATAGCATCTGCGAATCATTCGTAAAGACTGATACGCAACACCAAAAAAGCTTTACTATATCAGAGGGCCCAATAAGGATTTCATTCTCGAGCAAAGATGACATGATCTCTATGTGGCATGAAGATTATCTCATAGGAAATGGTGATGAATCTGTAGGCCTAATAAAAATACATGGTGATATGTCACTACAAAATTACCAATCATTCTCAAGAGAGTCATTGGAACGCGCTATATACATAATAAACCAGAGACTCCAAGGATTATTGATTGACGGTGCATTCTATCACAGGAAGCATGCTGAAAATATACATACTCTTATTGCCGGAAGAGGTAGCGAAGCAAGACAATACAGTCTAAGTTATTATGACTCCATAGATGATGGCGAATATGACATAAAAAGAAATATATTAATAATAGGCCCGAGTGATAGTTTTAAAAGCTTAGTTACCAGCACTGAAAAACATAAAGGAATAATAGCTTCGCTTACAAATAAAGCAAACCAATTGATCTCATCTCCGTTTCAAGAAACACCAAAACTAGATGATTTAATCGCACTGAAAGATAAAATAAAACTATTCTTCACCGAACCACGCAAGCACGACTTCTCTGATATAGAAGTAAAAACCTCTTCTCATGTTATAAATGATGAAGCTATCTATAAAACATTAAATAACTCATATGAATCATGGATGGATGAATCGAGCCAACTAACTGATACTCAAAGGCGAATATTGAATTCAGAAGCATTAGACTGCTATCCGATCAGGATTATTGGTCCTGGCGGTTCTGGGAAAACATTATTAATGCAGCTTCTCGCCGTACATAAGCTCTACACTAAACATAAAGCAGGTCACACCCCAAATATATTATACGTAGTTCATAGTGATAAAATGAGGTCAAAGGTAATTAATCGTTTCGAAACATTGCTAGTTGACAATCAAGAACTTATGGCAAACATCGTTGTTACAACACTATCTGAATATTCCAGAAAGAAACTTGATTTAGATATACAGTCAATCCTTGATCCCGATGCCACAGATGCAAAAAAATTCCAATTAGAGCAAGTGGAAGCTGCATTGAAAGATGTAAGTAATGCGCAGAATACAGTTGTTGAAAACAGTCCTTTTTTATCATCAATATTTAATAACTCTAATCTGGTAAAAGTTTTCTCAGTTATGGTTTTAGCTGAGATATCTATAGCAATTAAAGGCCATGGACTGGAAGATAGCAAAAGAAGATATGTTGAATCAGACCGTTCCTTTAGTCGTTTACATGGTGTATTAAATGCGTCTGAAAGGGACTTTATATTCAGTGTCTTTGAAAACTATCACAATAACGTTTTCGAAACATATAATGTGTTGGATCCTGATGATTTAGCAATTTCGCTTTATGGAAGTTTAAAAACTCCCATATGGAGAATGAAAAGAAAGAACGAAGGTTTTGATTATGTCTTTGTTGATGAAGCACAACTATTCAATGAAAATGAACGGCGTCTTTTTTCACTACTATCTAAACAAACAAATTCTCACATCCCCATAGCATTAGCACTTGATGAAGCTCAAAGCTTTTATGGACAGAATAGTTCTGGCTTTGCGACTCTTGGTATATTAGACATAAGTAATGAGCGACTAGAGTCTATTCATCGCTCATCAAAAGATATTGCAAAACTTGCTTTTTTCATTATTCAAAGAAGTACAAATTTGTTTAGCTCTGACTTTCCTGACTTCACTCAGATAAACGAGTTTAGAGAAAACAATCGATGTCATAAACCAAAAATAGAAAAAGAAGGAAATGAATCCCCTTCATTTGAACGTTTCTTAGTCAGAAAAATAAGAGAGCTAAGACGGGAAAACATTCGTCAGATAGCCGTCATCTGTCATCTTGAGTCTTATTGGGACGATATAGAGAAGGCATTATCAAATACCGATCTACCATTGCAAATTTTAAGAGAAAGGGGAGAAAAAATAAGATCTGAACAACCAACGGTTGTATTGTGCAGACCCGCACAAGTGGGAGGCCAAGAGTTTGATGCTGTTATCATCATTGGGTTAGAAAAAGGAGCCTTATCTTTAAGTGACAACCCCGCCCTAAGCTCAGCCATTGAACAACAGATGATTAGAGAAGCTTATTTGTCTGTTACGAGAGCCAAACAAAACGTCATATTTGCAATACCTAAGCTAGCAACTGAAAATGATATATTATCGGATGCGGTAAGTGCTGGATTACTGGATAAATAA
- a CDS encoding peptidylprolyl isomerase, producing the protein MVTLHTNHGDITLTLNAEKAPETVANFLQYCRDGHYDNTIFHRVIDGFMIQGGGYAPGFEEKDTRAPIKNEAANGLSNKIGTIAMARTMEPHSASAQFFINVNNNDFLDFKSATTQGFGYCVFGEVTAGMDVVNKIKGVKTGNYGRIHQDVPTEDVVITKVTLAD; encoded by the coding sequence ATGGTCACTCTGCACACCAATCACGGCGACATCACCCTCACCCTGAATGCTGAAAAAGCCCCGGAAACCGTGGCCAACTTCCTGCAATACTGCCGTGACGGTCACTACGACAACACCATTTTCCACCGCGTTATCGACGGCTTCATGATCCAGGGCGGCGGCTATGCTCCGGGCTTTGAAGAGAAAGACACCCGCGCCCCCATCAAGAACGAAGCGGCCAATGGCCTCTCCAACAAGATCGGCACCATCGCCATGGCCCGCACCATGGAGCCGCACTCTGCCAGCGCCCAGTTCTTCATCAACGTGAACAACAACGACTTCCTCGACTTCAAATCCGCTACCACTCAGGGCTTCGGCTACTGCGTATTCGGTGAAGTGACCGCCGGCATGGACGTGGTCAACAAGATCAAGGGCGTCAAGACCGGCAACTACGGCCGTATCCACCAGGACGTTCCGACCGAAGACGTGGTGATCACCAAGGTGACCCTTGCTGACTGA
- the cysS gene encoding cysteine--tRNA ligase, whose translation MLKIYNTLTRQKEEFKPIHPGKVGMYVCGVTIYDHCHIGHGRTFVAFDVVARYLRYAGYDLTYVRNITDVDDKIIKRAAETQVTCDELTERLIGDMHADFDALGMVRPDIEPRATQHIEEIIELVQSLLEKEHAYVADNGDVMFIVESYADYGKLSGQDLEQLQAGARVDVVDAKRNPLDFVLWKMSKPGEPTWESPWGPGRPGWHIECSAMNSKHLGNHFDIHGGGSDLQFPHHENEIAQSCCAHGGDYVNTWMHSGMVMVDKEKMSKSLGNFFTIRDVLAHYDAETVRYFLMSGHYRSQLNYSEDNLKQARAALERMYTALRDLPLAAAAGGDEQVARFKEAMDDDFNTPEAYSALFDLVREINRQKGEDMAVAAALGARLRELGAVLGILQQDPDAFLKGDEADEEVAEIERLIAERNQARADKNWAAADAARNRLTEMGIVLEDSAGKTSWRRA comes from the coding sequence ATGCTGAAGATATACAACACACTCACTCGTCAAAAAGAAGAATTCAAACCTATCCACCCGGGCAAGGTGGGCATGTATGTGTGTGGTGTCACCATCTACGATCACTGTCATATCGGCCACGGCCGCACCTTCGTCGCCTTTGATGTGGTAGCTCGCTACCTGCGTTACGCCGGTTATGACCTCACCTATGTGCGCAACATCACCGACGTGGATGACAAGATCATCAAGCGTGCCGCCGAGACCCAAGTGACCTGCGACGAGCTGACCGAGCGTCTGATCGGCGACATGCACGCCGACTTCGACGCCCTCGGCATGGTGCGCCCGGATATCGAACCGCGCGCCACCCAGCACATCGAAGAGATCATCGAGCTGGTGCAATCCCTGCTGGAAAAAGAGCACGCCTACGTGGCGGACAACGGCGACGTGATGTTTATCGTCGAATCCTACGCCGACTACGGCAAGCTCTCCGGTCAGGATCTGGAGCAGCTGCAAGCCGGTGCCCGCGTTGACGTGGTGGATGCCAAGCGCAACCCCCTGGACTTCGTGCTGTGGAAGATGTCCAAGCCGGGCGAGCCGACCTGGGAAAGCCCCTGGGGCCCGGGCCGTCCTGGCTGGCACATCGAGTGCTCCGCCATGAACTCCAAGCACCTTGGCAACCACTTCGACATCCACGGCGGCGGCTCCGATCTGCAGTTCCCGCACCACGAGAACGAGATCGCCCAGTCCTGCTGCGCTCACGGTGGCGACTACGTCAACACCTGGATGCACAGCGGCATGGTGATGGTGGATAAAGAGAAGATGTCCAAATCCCTTGGCAACTTCTTCACCATCCGCGACGTTTTGGCTCACTACGACGCCGAAACCGTCCGTTACTTCCTGATGTCTGGCCACTACCGCAGCCAGCTCAACTACTCGGAAGATAACTTGAAGCAAGCCCGCGCCGCGCTGGAGCGCATGTACACCGCCCTGCGCGATCTGCCGCTGGCCGCTGCTGCCGGTGGCGACGAGCAGGTGGCGCGCTTCAAAGAGGCGATGGATGACGACTTCAACACCCCGGAAGCCTACTCCGCCCTGTTCGATCTGGTGCGCGAGATCAACCGCCAGAAGGGTGAAGATATGGCCGTTGCCGCCGCGCTGGGCGCCCGTCTGCGCGAGCTGGGCGCCGTGCTCGGCATCCTGCAACAGGATCCGGATGCCTTCTTGAAGGGTGACGAAGCGGACGAAGAGGTTGCCGAAATCGAGCGCCTGATCGCCGAGCGCAATCAGGCCCGTGCCGACAAGAACTGGGCCGCCGCTGATGCCGCCCGCAACCGTCTCACCGAGATGGGTATCGTGCTAGAAGACAGCGCCGGCAAGACCAGCTGGCGCCGTGCCTAA